The following coding sequences lie in one Listeria ivanovii subsp. londoniensis genomic window:
- a CDS encoding ECF transporter S component: MKNYSMKVFVSVAVLGTVAFILMMLQFPLLPSAPFLKLDFSDIPALLGGLLFGPLAVILVELIKNVLLYIVSGSPVGIPVGELANFISGIFYVLPIYYLFHWFRTTKGMVLSTAVGTVLMTLAMTVFNYFVLLPFYIKLGGLPANTDVAWLITYAIVPFNLLKGVIVSAVFLLLYSRMKKWIAKNQTAKERRKFEKRQQEVSR, translated from the coding sequence ATGAAGAATTATTCAATGAAGGTCTTTGTAAGTGTGGCAGTACTTGGAACTGTAGCATTCATATTAATGATGCTCCAATTTCCATTACTACCAAGTGCACCATTTTTAAAGCTTGATTTTAGTGACATCCCAGCTTTACTTGGTGGACTTCTATTCGGTCCATTAGCGGTGATATTAGTGGAGTTGATCAAAAATGTGTTACTATATATTGTTTCTGGTAGCCCAGTTGGTATCCCTGTTGGAGAACTAGCTAACTTTATTTCAGGAATATTTTATGTCCTGCCGATTTATTATTTATTTCACTGGTTTCGTACAACAAAAGGTATGGTTCTTTCAACCGCGGTTGGTACGGTGTTAATGACACTCGCAATGACAGTATTTAATTATTTTGTTTTATTACCATTTTATATTAAACTAGGTGGACTGCCGGCGAATACAGATGTTGCATGGCTAATCACTTATGCGATTGTACCGTTTAACCTATTAAAAGGAGTTATCGTTAGTGCAGTCTTCTTACTGCTTTATTCACGAATGAAAAAATGGATTGCTAAAAATCAAACTGCAAAAGAACGGCGCAAATTCGAAAAACGTCAACAAGAAGTTAGCCGTTGA
- a CDS encoding acyl-CoA thioesterase — translation MKKRQTKFCKESLVIKTSRVFPSDTNNHNTLFGGRLMTYIDDTASISASRHCRTEIVTASTDSVDFLKPIKNDHSVCLESYVASTGRSSMEIFVKIIAENLKTGERYLAATSFLTFVALDKDGKTVEVPLVEPETEEQKRIHAGAEARSIARKIRLKENQSLAESLSTNIPW, via the coding sequence ATGAAAAAAAGACAAACAAAATTTTGTAAGGAATCTTTAGTAATTAAGACAAGTAGGGTATTCCCTTCTGATACAAATAATCATAATACCTTATTTGGAGGTCGCTTAATGACCTACATTGATGACACAGCATCTATTAGTGCTTCTCGTCATTGTCGAACAGAAATAGTGACAGCCTCAACAGACTCCGTTGACTTCTTAAAACCAATTAAAAATGATCATTCCGTTTGTTTAGAGTCTTATGTTGCTTCTACTGGTAGGAGTTCAATGGAAATTTTTGTGAAAATTATTGCAGAGAATTTAAAAACAGGCGAACGTTATTTAGCAGCTACTTCATTTTTAACTTTTGTGGCCCTTGATAAAGACGGGAAAACAGTAGAAGTTCCGCTTGTTGAACCAGAAACAGAAGAGCAAAAAAGAATTCATGCTGGTGCAGAGGCAAGAAGTATTGCTCGTAAAATTCGTTTGAAAGAAAATCAATCACTAGCAGAATCATTATCAACAAATATTCCATGGTAG
- a CDS encoding ATP-binding protein, whose amino-acid sequence MKIWNSIVGKIWSTIILLLIGILVISGFLVAMIYEKNNIEKITKELEETTTSIINVMKENDAVISTENKNDSPLTLLDNTMGIIIEENGKNVYQLQSPDYVSKESANKLIADKTLDKALETENIVTMKYNFKIDNHSLPVEVSAQNFKLDNGDSGVVYVYQSYNTILQVNKKTMTTLIVSGIIAVFITSILSFVFSSRMAFPLREMKKIAIAVSKGNFDNRVPTYTHDEIGELGVAFNDMAKQLKYNVSALRQEKEQLSNILVGMADGVIKFSIDKTIILSNPPAEEFLHNWFFSSENTEKVLIPVALDNLLEDTLEAKESQVGEITFADRTYVAILTLLYTGEHVRSVVAVIRDMTEEKQLEKMKSDFVNNVSHELRTPISMLQGYSEAIIDGVAQSDEEVREFAQIIYDESLRIGRLVNDMLDLARMEAGFNQMDNQKLPLAPLLEKVISNFDVLAKENSVELGLELETPDLEYSYDPDRMEQVLINLIMNAIRHTGKEGYAGKVVLKQTIDETKNKLIITVSDNGSGIAEEDIPYLFERFYKADKARKRGKAVGTGIGLAIVKNIVEAHNGKISVKSELGKGSDFIITLPLG is encoded by the coding sequence ATGAAAATATGGAATAGTATCGTTGGCAAAATTTGGAGCACGATTATTTTATTGTTAATTGGTATTTTAGTTATATCAGGATTTTTAGTTGCGATGATTTATGAAAAAAATAATATCGAGAAAATAACGAAAGAATTAGAAGAAACTACAACGAGCATTATTAATGTGATGAAAGAAAACGATGCGGTTATTTCGACTGAAAATAAAAATGATTCTCCCCTTACTTTACTAGACAATACGATGGGGATTATCATTGAAGAAAATGGTAAAAACGTATACCAATTACAATCACCTGATTATGTTTCTAAGGAGTCGGCAAACAAGTTAATTGCCGATAAGACATTAGACAAAGCTTTAGAAACAGAAAATATTGTGACAATGAAGTACAATTTCAAAATAGATAATCATTCATTACCTGTAGAAGTTTCTGCCCAAAATTTCAAGTTAGATAATGGCGATTCGGGCGTGGTATATGTTTATCAATCTTATAATACTATTTTGCAAGTAAATAAAAAAACGATGACTACACTTATTGTTTCCGGTATTATTGCCGTTTTTATCACCTCTATCTTATCTTTTGTTTTCTCTTCAAGAATGGCTTTTCCGCTTCGAGAAATGAAAAAAATTGCAATTGCTGTTTCAAAAGGTAATTTTGATAATCGCGTTCCAACATATACCCATGATGAGATTGGTGAACTGGGTGTTGCATTTAATGATATGGCAAAACAGCTAAAATATAATGTCAGTGCACTCAGACAAGAAAAAGAGCAATTATCCAATATATTAGTAGGTATGGCTGATGGTGTCATTAAGTTTAGCATCGACAAAACAATTATTTTAAGCAATCCGCCGGCAGAAGAATTTTTACATAATTGGTTCTTTTCATCTGAAAACACCGAAAAAGTGCTTATCCCAGTTGCGCTAGATAATTTGCTGGAAGATACATTAGAAGCAAAGGAATCTCAAGTAGGTGAAATTACTTTCGCTGACCGAACCTATGTGGCAATCTTGACGTTACTTTATACTGGGGAGCATGTTCGAAGTGTGGTAGCGGTTATTCGGGATATGACGGAAGAGAAACAACTAGAAAAAATGAAAAGTGATTTTGTGAATAATGTTTCGCATGAACTGCGTACGCCAATTTCAATGTTGCAAGGTTATAGTGAAGCAATTATTGATGGAGTTGCCCAATCAGACGAAGAAGTGCGGGAATTTGCGCAAATTATTTATGATGAATCCCTTCGTATCGGTCGTTTGGTCAATGATATGCTAGACCTTGCGCGGATGGAAGCTGGATTCAACCAAATGGACAATCAAAAATTACCACTGGCGCCACTACTTGAAAAAGTAATCTCGAACTTTGATGTGTTAGCAAAAGAAAACTCTGTCGAATTAGGTTTAGAATTAGAAACGCCTGATTTAGAATATTCTTACGATCCTGACCGAATGGAGCAAGTATTAATTAACTTAATTATGAATGCGATTCGTCATACTGGGAAAGAAGGATATGCAGGTAAAGTGGTTTTAAAACAAACAATTGATGAAACAAAAAATAAACTTATTATTACTGTTTCTGATAATGGTAGCGGAATTGCCGAAGAAGATATTCCTTATTTATTTGAACGTTTTTATAAAGCGGACAAAGCTCGAAAACGAGGAAAAGCCGTCGGGACAGGTATTGGTTTAGCTATCGTTAAAAACATTGTGGAAGCACATAATGGAAAAATTTCTGTAAAAAGTGAACTTGGCAAAGGCTCAGATTTTATTATTACTTTGCCTCTCGGATAA
- a CDS encoding response regulator transcription factor, whose product MSEQVRVLVVDDEDRIRRLLKMYLERENYRIEEASDGDQALDMALNNNYEVILLDLMMPGKDGIEVCRELREFKATPVVMLTAKGEEANRVQGFEVGADDYIVKPFSPREVVLRVKAVLRRAKQNSEEGMNGTPGDIITFPHLKIDNEAHRVIVDGKEIGLTPKEYDLLYYLAKSPDKVFDRESLLKEVWRYEFFGDLRTIDTHVKRLREKLHDVSEDAARMIVTVWGLGYKFEVPEE is encoded by the coding sequence ATGAGTGAACAAGTTAGAGTGCTTGTTGTGGATGATGAGGATCGAATTCGCCGCCTTCTTAAGATGTATCTTGAAAGAGAGAACTATCGAATTGAAGAGGCTAGTGATGGTGACCAGGCATTAGACATGGCACTGAACAATAATTATGAAGTAATCCTACTTGATTTAATGATGCCAGGTAAAGACGGAATTGAAGTTTGCCGTGAATTAAGAGAATTTAAAGCAACACCCGTTGTTATGCTAACGGCAAAAGGAGAAGAAGCAAATCGAGTGCAGGGCTTTGAAGTGGGGGCAGATGATTATATTGTTAAACCATTCAGTCCAAGAGAAGTCGTACTCCGAGTGAAGGCTGTCCTTCGCCGTGCAAAACAAAACTCTGAAGAAGGAATGAACGGAACACCGGGTGATATTATTACTTTCCCTCATTTGAAAATTGATAATGAAGCTCATCGTGTTATTGTGGATGGAAAAGAAATTGGTTTAACGCCGAAAGAATATGATTTATTATATTACCTAGCTAAATCACCTGATAAAGTTTTTGATCGTGAGTCACTTTTAAAAGAAGTGTGGCGCTATGAGTTCTTCGGTGATTTACGTACTATTGATACACACGTAAAAAGACTTCGTGAAAAATTACATGATGTATCCGAAGACGCTGCAAGAATGATCGTAACAGTTTGGGGTCTAGGGTATAAATTCGAAGTTCCAGAAGAATAA
- a CDS encoding pseudouridine synthase — MERLQKVIANAGITSRRKAETLIKEGKVTVNGKVVTELGVKVSGSERIEVEGIQLTKEEHRYFLFYKPRGTVSAVTDDKGRTTVADYFTDIPERLYPVGRLDYDTSGLLLMTNDGDFANLLMHPKNEVAKTYIARIKGIPEREVIRELERGVVIDGRKTAPAKVKIRSSDKAKDKAIVEITIHEGRNRQVRKMFEAVGFEVQKLSREEYSFLNLRGLNAGERRELSHHEVKQLKTEARFGKKK, encoded by the coding sequence ATGGAACGTTTACAAAAAGTGATTGCGAATGCAGGTATTACTTCCAGAAGAAAAGCAGAAACTCTAATAAAAGAGGGTAAAGTAACAGTGAATGGTAAAGTAGTAACCGAATTAGGTGTGAAAGTTAGTGGTTCCGAACGAATTGAAGTCGAAGGAATTCAGTTAACAAAAGAAGAACATCGCTATTTCCTATTCTATAAACCAAGAGGGACTGTATCAGCAGTGACAGATGATAAAGGACGTACAACGGTAGCAGATTATTTTACCGATATTCCAGAACGACTTTACCCAGTAGGAAGACTTGATTATGATACATCTGGCTTACTTTTAATGACAAATGATGGGGATTTTGCTAACTTACTGATGCATCCTAAAAATGAAGTAGCGAAAACATATATTGCTCGTATTAAAGGTATTCCGGAACGAGAAGTAATTCGTGAACTAGAACGTGGCGTTGTTATTGATGGTCGTAAAACAGCTCCCGCAAAAGTGAAAATCCGTTCCTCCGATAAGGCGAAAGATAAAGCAATTGTCGAGATTACGATTCATGAAGGTCGTAACCGTCAAGTACGTAAAATGTTTGAAGCAGTTGGATTTGAAGTGCAAAAATTATCAAGAGAAGAATATTCTTTCTTAAATTTACGTGGCTTAAATGCAGGTGAGCGTAGAGAATTATCCCATCATGAAGTGAAACAATTAAAGACAGAAGCGCGATTTGGCAAGAAAAAGTAA
- the scpB gene encoding SMC-Scp complex subunit ScpB: MTREEQLGVLESLLFAAGDAGLSTEQLTGVMEITHIEALNLLELLNERYNENTDRGLILLELAGTFQLATKKAHAEYLRKLVEVPSNTVLSQASLETLAIIAYRQPVTRMEVDEVRGVQTDGPIRTLVAKGLVTDKGRVDGAGRAKLYVTTSEFLDAFGLNSLDDLPKLADPEAEEPDQNEMDLFFDRFNQTKEQEEE; encoded by the coding sequence GTGACGAGAGAAGAACAATTAGGTGTTTTAGAGAGCTTGCTTTTTGCTGCTGGTGACGCAGGACTTTCGACAGAACAATTAACGGGAGTCATGGAAATCACGCACATTGAAGCACTCAATTTATTAGAATTGTTAAACGAACGCTATAATGAAAATACTGATCGAGGGCTTATTTTATTAGAACTTGCTGGGACATTTCAGCTAGCTACCAAAAAAGCGCATGCTGAATACTTAAGGAAGTTAGTGGAAGTTCCAAGCAATACTGTTTTATCACAAGCATCACTCGAAACATTAGCGATTATTGCTTACAGACAACCGGTAACTCGTATGGAAGTGGATGAGGTTCGAGGCGTTCAAACAGATGGGCCGATTCGAACATTAGTTGCTAAAGGTCTCGTAACTGACAAAGGCCGAGTAGACGGTGCTGGACGAGCGAAGCTATATGTAACAACGAGTGAATTCTTAGATGCATTTGGACTGAATTCTTTAGACGATTTACCAAAGCTCGCTGACCCAGAAGCAGAAGAACCAGACCAAAACGAAATGGACCTGTTTTTTGACCGGTTTAACCAAACTAAAGAACAGGAGGAGGAATAA
- a CDS encoding segregation/condensation protein A, producing the protein MVEMNFKVDAFEGPLDLLLHLIGQLEVDIYDIPMAEITDQYMEFVHTMQEMELDIASEYLVMAATLLAIKSKMLLPKQELEIDYDTLEEEEDPREALVEKLMEYKRFKEAAKELKEKEAERSFYFSKPPMDLAEYDDGTNVAELDVSLNDMLSAFNKMLRRKKLNKPLHTRITTQEISIDDRMDSVMEKLQKHQNHRLRFDELFEEQTKEQLVVTFLALLELMKRKLVEVEQVESFADLYVLGKGEEKS; encoded by the coding sequence ATGGTAGAAATGAATTTTAAAGTAGATGCGTTTGAAGGACCTCTTGATTTACTTCTCCACTTAATTGGACAGCTAGAGGTGGATATTTATGATATTCCGATGGCTGAGATTACGGACCAATATATGGAATTTGTTCATACGATGCAAGAAATGGAACTAGATATAGCAAGCGAATATCTGGTTATGGCAGCCACCTTACTCGCGATAAAAAGTAAAATGCTTCTTCCAAAACAGGAATTAGAAATTGATTATGATACACTAGAGGAGGAAGAAGATCCGCGAGAGGCTCTAGTTGAAAAACTTATGGAGTATAAACGCTTTAAAGAAGCTGCCAAAGAACTCAAAGAAAAAGAAGCAGAACGGAGCTTTTATTTCAGTAAACCGCCGATGGATCTTGCTGAATATGATGATGGAACGAACGTGGCAGAATTAGATGTATCACTAAATGATATGTTAAGTGCATTTAACAAAATGCTTCGCCGTAAAAAACTAAATAAGCCACTTCATACAAGAATTACAACACAGGAAATTTCAATTGATGATCGTATGGATTCCGTCATGGAAAAATTACAAAAACACCAAAATCATCGCTTGCGGTTTGATGAGTTATTTGAAGAGCAAACCAAAGAACAATTAGTCGTAACGTTTTTGGCACTCTTAGAACTAATGAAACGAAAATTAGTGGAAGTGGAACAAGTGGAAAGTTTTGCCGATTTATATGTGTTAGGTAAAGGGGAAGAAAAGTCGTGA
- the lysA gene encoding diaminopimelate decarboxylase, with product MTFERLGTVNVNAEGHLEIGGVDTLKLAEKYGTPLYVYDVALIRDRARGFKKTFEELGVKAQVAYASKAFSAVAIYQLMAEEGLSLDVVSGGELYTAIKAGFPAERIHFHGNNKSAEEINMALDYGIGCFVLDNYYEISLLEDILIERNEKAAVLIRVTPGIEAHTHDYILTGQDDSKFGFGLTNGQAEAAIKQVLHASASFDLIGLHCHIGSQIFETTGFKLAARRIMDKLVEWHQTLGFDSQVLNLGGGFGVRYTAEDEPLEPSEYVRQIIEEVRDVASTNAIAIPEIWIEPGRSLVGEAGTTLYKVGSRKEVPGIRNYVAVDGGMSDNIRPALYDAHYDAVLAASPEKVPEETVAIAGKCCESGDMLIWDLPLPKSNAGEVLAVFCTGAYGYAMASNYNRIPRPPVVFVENGIDKLIVARETYENLVQNDLSL from the coding sequence GTGACGTTTGAACGGCTAGGAACAGTAAATGTAAATGCAGAAGGACATCTCGAAATTGGAGGGGTGGACACTTTAAAGCTGGCTGAGAAATACGGCACGCCGTTATATGTTTATGATGTCGCGCTAATCCGAGACCGTGCAAGAGGTTTTAAAAAAACTTTTGAAGAGTTAGGTGTGAAGGCGCAAGTAGCTTATGCCAGTAAAGCATTTTCAGCTGTTGCGATTTATCAGTTGATGGCAGAGGAAGGTTTATCGCTTGATGTTGTTTCTGGCGGGGAATTATATACTGCAATTAAAGCAGGATTTCCAGCAGAGCGAATTCATTTTCATGGCAATAACAAAAGTGCAGAAGAGATAAATATGGCACTGGATTACGGTATTGGCTGTTTTGTACTGGATAATTATTATGAAATTAGTTTATTAGAAGATATATTAATAGAAAGAAATGAAAAAGCAGCTGTTTTAATTCGCGTCACACCAGGGATTGAAGCACATACACATGATTATATTTTAACTGGACAAGATGATTCGAAATTTGGTTTTGGACTTACGAATGGACAAGCAGAAGCAGCGATTAAACAAGTGTTGCATGCAAGCGCGTCGTTTGATTTAATTGGTTTACATTGTCATATTGGGTCACAAATTTTTGAAACGACTGGTTTTAAATTAGCGGCCCGACGCATTATGGATAAATTAGTTGAATGGCATCAGACATTAGGTTTTGATTCACAAGTACTTAATCTTGGGGGAGGCTTTGGGGTTCGTTATACTGCTGAAGATGAACCATTAGAGCCGAGCGAGTATGTTCGCCAAATCATCGAGGAAGTGCGTGATGTCGCAAGTACAAATGCTATTGCCATTCCAGAGATTTGGATTGAACCAGGTCGTTCTCTCGTGGGTGAAGCAGGGACGACATTATACAAAGTTGGTTCCAGAAAAGAAGTTCCTGGTATTAGAAATTATGTGGCAGTGGATGGCGGTATGTCTGACAATATTCGGCCAGCACTTTATGACGCTCATTATGATGCGGTTCTTGCCGCAAGTCCAGAAAAGGTGCCCGAAGAAACCGTAGCGATTGCTGGGAAGTGTTGTGAGTCTGGCGATATGCTAATTTGGGATTTACCGCTACCAAAATCAAATGCGGGTGAAGTTTTGGCAGTCTTTTGTACGGGTGCTTATGGTTATGCAATGGCTAGTAATTATAATCGAATTCCAAGGCCGCCAGTTGTTTTTGTAGAGAACGGCATCGATAAACTCATAGTTGCCCGGGAAACATATGAAAATTTAGTGCAAAATGATCTTTCATTATAG
- a CDS encoding purine-nucleoside phosphorylase, with protein MSLEKVNEAVAKIRESYTGSPKIGLILGSGLGVLADEINQPTKLSYSEIPHFPVSTVEGHAGQFVFGELENKEVVAMQGRFHFYEGYSMQEVTFPVRVMRELGVEVLVVTNAAGGVNELYSAGDLMLISDHINFTGTSPLIGPNDEHFGPRFPDMSEAYNLALRVEARLIAQELGLTIREGVYAGFSGPTYETPAEIQMMRTLGADAVGMSTVPEVIIANHAGLRVLGISCITNMAAGILDQPLSHTEVIETTDQVRSTFLQYVKAIVAKIS; from the coding sequence ATGAGTTTAGAAAAAGTAAATGAAGCAGTTGCGAAAATTAGAGAAAGTTACACGGGTTCACCAAAAATTGGTTTGATTCTTGGGTCAGGTTTAGGTGTGCTTGCGGATGAAATCAACCAACCAACTAAACTTTCTTATAGTGAGATTCCTCATTTTCCAGTTTCTACAGTGGAAGGACATGCTGGCCAATTTGTGTTCGGCGAATTAGAGAACAAAGAAGTAGTAGCTATGCAAGGCCGCTTCCATTTTTATGAAGGCTATTCGATGCAGGAGGTTACTTTCCCAGTTCGTGTTATGAGGGAATTAGGGGTCGAAGTTTTAGTTGTAACGAATGCAGCGGGTGGGGTTAACGAGCTGTATTCTGCTGGCGATTTGATGTTGATTTCTGACCATATTAATTTCACTGGGACAAGCCCACTTATCGGACCGAATGACGAACATTTTGGCCCACGGTTCCCAGATATGTCAGAAGCTTACAATTTGGCATTACGTGTGGAAGCTAGATTAATTGCGCAAGAGCTTGGTTTAACTATTCGCGAAGGTGTTTATGCGGGATTTAGTGGTCCAACATACGAAACTCCTGCTGAAATTCAAATGATGCGCACACTTGGAGCAGATGCAGTTGGAATGTCGACTGTACCAGAAGTAATCATTGCTAACCATGCAGGATTACGCGTTCTCGGTATTTCTTGTATTACGAATATGGCGGCTGGAATTCTTGACCAACCACTTTCGCACACAGAAGTAATCGAAACAACGGATCAAGTTCGTAGCACGTTTTTACAATATGTAAAAGCAATTGTGGCTAAAATTTCTTAA
- the deoB gene encoding phosphopentomutase, producing MPDKFKRVHVVVMDSVGIGEAPDAAEFGDFDVDTFGHIAKYVGGLKMPEMGKLGLSNIREIEGIKKAEKPLAYYTKMQEASNGKDTMTGHWEIMGLYIDTPFRVFPDGFPDDLINQIETKTGRKVIGNKPASGTEIMAELGEEHVKTGALIVYTSADSVLQIAAHEDVVPLEELYEICEFCRKITLDDPYMLGRIIARPFVGEPGAFVRTPNRHDYALKPFKPTVMDALKDGGKDVIAIGKISDIFDGEGVTESIRTKSNMDGMDQFIAVLDKDFNGMSFLNLVDFDALFGHRRDPQGYADALVDFDGRLEEVMEKLTDDDLLIITADHGNDPTYSGTDHTREFVPLLVYSPRFKNGGSELGLRKTFADLGATVADNFDVKMPEYGKSFLADLK from the coding sequence ATGCCAGATAAATTTAAACGAGTACATGTAGTTGTAATGGATTCAGTTGGTATCGGGGAAGCCCCAGATGCTGCTGAATTTGGTGATTTTGATGTAGATACATTTGGTCATATTGCGAAATATGTTGGCGGCTTAAAAATGCCAGAAATGGGCAAACTTGGCTTATCAAATATTCGTGAAATTGAAGGGATTAAAAAAGCAGAAAAACCACTTGCTTATTATACAAAAATGCAAGAAGCTTCAAATGGAAAAGATACGATGACTGGGCACTGGGAGATTATGGGACTTTATATTGATACCCCATTCCGTGTCTTCCCGGACGGATTTCCAGATGATTTAATCAATCAAATCGAAACAAAAACTGGTCGAAAAGTAATCGGTAATAAACCTGCTAGTGGTACGGAAATCATGGCTGAACTTGGCGAAGAACATGTGAAAACAGGCGCGTTAATTGTTTATACTTCTGCTGATTCAGTGTTACAAATTGCGGCACATGAAGATGTGGTTCCGTTAGAGGAATTATACGAGATTTGTGAATTCTGCCGTAAAATCACACTAGATGATCCGTACATGCTTGGCCGGATTATTGCGCGCCCATTTGTCGGCGAACCTGGTGCATTTGTTAGAACACCAAATCGTCATGACTATGCACTAAAACCATTTAAACCGACTGTGATGGATGCACTTAAAGATGGCGGCAAAGACGTTATTGCGATTGGGAAAATTTCCGATATTTTTGACGGAGAAGGTGTGACAGAATCAATTCGCACGAAATCCAATATGGATGGAATGGATCAATTTATCGCTGTGCTAGATAAAGACTTTAATGGTATGAGTTTCCTTAACTTAGTAGATTTTGACGCACTATTTGGTCATCGCCGTGATCCACAAGGCTATGCGGATGCGCTAGTTGACTTTGATGGTCGTTTAGAAGAAGTAATGGAAAAATTAACGGATGATGATTTACTTATTATCACAGCTGACCATGGTAACGACCCAACATACTCGGGGACAGATCATACACGTGAATTTGTTCCACTACTTGTCTACTCACCGCGCTTTAAAAATGGCGGGTCCGAACTTGGGCTGCGCAAAACTTTTGCAGATCTTGGGGCGACGGTAGCAGACAATTTTGATGTTAAAATGCCTGAATATGGAAAAAGTTTCTTAGCAGACTTGAAATAG
- the xerD gene encoding site-specific tyrosine recombinase XerD: MNDLIDDFLHFLIVEKGLSANTIKAYERDLYYFVSYMNTSGTFTDPNTLERSDIVGFMTFARKEGKSARSVARYVASLRSFFHYLMHDGKMSHDPMIQIETPKQAQGLPKVLNLDDVELLLNSSDTSTPLGLRDQAMMEILYATGLRVTELVQLKMDDLHLQMGFIQTIGKGDKERIIPLGKTATTVLEHYLEEARPKLRRPKYRNDFVFLNHHGQGLTRQGFWKILKGIAKESGIEKPITPHTLRHSFATHLLENGADLRSVQELLGHADISTTQIYTHVTKLRLKDVYKQFHPRA, from the coding sequence ATGAATGATTTGATAGATGATTTTTTACATTTTTTAATTGTAGAGAAAGGTTTATCCGCGAACACGATAAAAGCTTACGAGCGGGATTTATACTATTTTGTTTCTTATATGAACACATCTGGAACATTTACTGACCCGAATACTTTGGAACGAAGTGATATAGTTGGATTCATGACGTTTGCTAGAAAAGAAGGGAAATCAGCAAGAAGTGTAGCGAGATACGTTGCTTCACTACGGTCTTTTTTTCATTATTTAATGCATGATGGGAAAATGTCCCATGACCCAATGATTCAAATTGAAACGCCAAAACAAGCACAAGGATTGCCGAAAGTGTTAAATTTAGACGATGTAGAGTTACTACTTAATTCTTCAGATACAAGTACACCGCTTGGACTTCGTGATCAAGCGATGATGGAGATTTTATACGCGACAGGGCTTCGTGTTACTGAACTTGTTCAACTGAAAATGGATGATTTACATCTCCAAATGGGTTTTATTCAAACCATTGGTAAAGGGGATAAAGAAAGAATCATTCCGCTTGGTAAAACGGCGACCACTGTGTTAGAACATTATTTGGAAGAAGCAAGGCCAAAACTTAGAAGACCGAAATACCGCAATGATTTCGTGTTTTTAAATCATCACGGTCAAGGACTTACAAGACAAGGTTTTTGGAAAATTTTAAAAGGTATTGCGAAAGAATCGGGCATTGAAAAACCAATTACACCGCATACTTTGCGTCATTCATTTGCCACGCACTTACTTGAAAACGGAGCAGATCTCCGCTCGGTGCAAGAACTTCTTGGACATGCTGACATCTCCACTACGCAAATTTATACCCATGTAACCAAGCTGCGCCTAAAGGACGTCTACAAACAATTTCACCCGCGCGCTTAA
- the fur gene encoding ferric iron uptake transcriptional regulator: protein MEGRIGRIKAQLHDASYKLTPQREATVRVLLENEKDHLSAEEVFLRVKDIAPDTGLATVYRTLELLTELRVVDKINFGDGVSRYDLRQEGAKHFHHHLVCLECGSVEEIQEDLLEDVEKIVESKWNFLVKDHRLTFQGVCADCRQKPKKNNG, encoded by the coding sequence ATGGAAGGTCGTATTGGTCGCATTAAAGCACAACTTCATGATGCTAGCTATAAACTAACCCCACAGCGAGAAGCAACTGTTCGCGTTTTACTGGAAAATGAAAAAGATCACTTAAGTGCAGAGGAAGTTTTCTTGCGTGTGAAAGATATTGCGCCTGACACTGGCCTGGCAACTGTCTATAGAACGCTAGAACTGCTTACAGAACTTCGCGTGGTTGATAAAATTAACTTTGGAGATGGTGTTTCACGTTATGATTTACGACAAGAAGGCGCGAAACATTTCCATCATCACCTTGTTTGTTTAGAATGTGGTTCAGTAGAGGAAATTCAAGAAGATTTACTAGAAGATGTGGAAAAGATTGTGGAATCTAAATGGAATTTTCTTGTAAAAGATCACCGTCTAACTTTTCAAGGAGTTTGCGCAGATTGCAGACAAAAACCCAAAAAAAATAATGGCTGA